In Chloroflexota bacterium, the following are encoded in one genomic region:
- the mazF gene encoding endoribonuclease MazF: protein MAYKPKRGDIIWLTFNPQAGHEQAGRRPALVLSPVAYNGKVGLAILCPITSKVKGYPFEVVIPNGLKITGAILSDQVKNLDWKTRKAEFVCTLPTVTVDEVLLKLNTLLGQ from the coding sequence ATGGCATATAAACCGAAACGTGGAGATATCATTTGGCTCACATTCAATCCGCAAGCTGGGCATGAGCAAGCAGGAAGACGCCCAGCATTAGTTTTATCGCCCGTGGCCTATAACGGCAAAGTTGGGTTAGCAATTCTTTGCCCTATTACGAGCAAAGTCAAAGGTTACCCGTTTGAGGTGGTAATACCCAATGGGTTGAAAATTACTGGCGCAATTTTGTCTGACCAAGTAAAAAACCTTGATTGGAAAACAAGAAAAGCCGAGTTCGTTTGTACGTTACCAACAGTAACGGTTGATGAAGTTTTACTGAAACTAAACACCTTACTGGGTCAGTAG
- a CDS encoding AbrB/MazE/SpoVT family DNA-binding domain-containing protein: MRTKVQKWGNSLALRIPKAFALDAQLENNSVVEVSLIEGRIVIKPISPRHWSLEQLLSGVTSDNIHQEMNTGDAVGNEAW; the protein is encoded by the coding sequence ATGCGCACAAAAGTTCAGAAATGGGGCAACAGCCTAGCTTTGAGAATTCCCAAAGCATTTGCACTAGATGCCCAATTAGAAAATAATTCAGTTGTAGAAGTTTCGCTCATTGAGGGTCGGATTGTTATCAAGCCAATTTCCCCACGCCATTGGTCACTGGAACAATTATTGTCTGGTGTAACCAGCGATAACATTCACCAAGAAATGAACACTGGCGACGCCGTGGGCAATGAGGCTTGGTGA